Part of the Merismopedia glauca CCAP 1448/3 genome, TTATCAATTAGATTACGCACCCTTTGGCGCTATCAAACATGGTTTAGCCGACATATTAGCCTTAGATGGAGACGGACATTTTCTCACTTTAGAACGTTCCGCAGGAATTTTAGGTTTTGGTATCAAGCTTTATCAAACCGTAATTTCTGATGCTACTGATGTGAGTCAGTTTTCAACCATAAATAATCGAGGATCGTCGATTAAATTTATGCCGAAAAAGTTAGCTTTGAAAGTCAATAATTTAAATATTGCCTTAGATAACTTAGAAGGGATAACATTTGGTCCTAAGTTGCCAGATGGAAGTAAAAGTATCTTACTCATTAGCGACGATAACTTTAGAAATGCGGAGAAAACCCAAATTTTATTATTTCGTCTAGTTGAGCGATCGCAATAAACCTTAAAATGCTTACTTAATTAGTAAATTACTACCCAAATCATAATGACTCATTCCACGGATCTTAATAGTGTTCTACGCTGGATGGCAGCAGATTTTAGTAATCTAGAGCAACATAACGAAAATCCGCCATTTTTTGCCCATATTCGCGTCTGTATGCGCCCCATTCCTCCACAAGTGTTATCTACACCCAGTTTATTTTTAGAACAAGCCTACGATTTTGCCCTCAATCAACCGTATCGAGTCAGAGTACTAAGATTTATCCTCGCAGATGACCACATTTTGCTAGAAAACTGCACCGTAAAAGACCAAGAGAAGTTTTATGGCGCTTCTCGCGACTTAGAAAAGCTAAAAACCCTGACAGCAGATGATGTAGAAAAAATGCCAGGTTGCGACATGACTGTCAAGTGGACGGGAAGCAGTTTCAAAGGGGAAATTTTACCAGGGAAAAACTGTATTGTCGTCAGGAACGATAGAACTACTTATTTAGATAATTCTTTTGAAATTGACGAACATAAGCTGATTAGCTACGACAGAGGACTAGATCCAGAAACCGACGAACACGTTTGGGGTTCCATCGCAGGTCCCTTTGAATTTTTTCGCAAGACTAGTTTCGCAGATGAAGTACAAATTTAGCCTTTCCGTATAATTGAGGTCATAGGTCGATGCTTCTGGAAAGTCTGTAG contains:
- a CDS encoding chromophore lyase CpcT/CpeT, translating into MTHSTDLNSVLRWMAADFSNLEQHNENPPFFAHIRVCMRPIPPQVLSTPSLFLEQAYDFALNQPYRVRVLRFILADDHILLENCTVKDQEKFYGASRDLEKLKTLTADDVEKMPGCDMTVKWTGSSFKGEILPGKNCIVVRNDRTTYLDNSFEIDEHKLISYDRGLDPETDEHVWGSIAGPFEFFRKTSFADEVQI